A stretch of DNA from Triticum dicoccoides isolate Atlit2015 ecotype Zavitan chromosome 2A, WEW_v2.0, whole genome shotgun sequence:
tgagcccaatatgggcgccgtcttcatgttgttgaagaggttcgtgctcgtcgccgtggtcgaaggggatggcccttgctcgaccttcttgtcgccatcttgttgttggaggcccaaatgatgtggcacctcgtagctcgtctccatgaccgaaggacaTTTACCATGCTCGACCATCTTCCTTGGGggtcttccgaagatggaagtgtcaccctcgctcataggtggtcgccttggacttgatgaagtcgttataggcgtacttgtgggaagtaggcaaagatgccgtacgtccaaaggcgaagatgccttgatagcacttggaaaagatgccgaagtggttggtgtagccgtagctccgtcttggtggtgctcgtctcgcggtcttctcttgtgctcatgaagtttggacttggcgtgaagtagggcttgttgggacttgtaggaaggcgcttgtggagcatcatcatgatgatggtgtcgttgtcgtgcttgagctcgtagtagatgtcgttcatcgTTGTCGTGCACATGTTTCTTGGAGGTgaattgcccttcatgacgaggtggatcacgaacgtgatggtggtcgccatggagatgtggacgtggacgtcttgcgcttgtgtcgcttgggcgctccgaagaggatcgatgtgcttgccgctgccttgaagatgacgaaggggaagtagacttgatcaaggcccgaatctcctccatccttgcatcttgctcctccttttgtgcggaaagcttgttgtcgatgtagtcccttttcctcgcttcggagtgacgaatgtcgatggagaggttctcgatgcgctctcgcaatcttgattgtgcgccttgcatttgtcgttgtcgatcgaagattgacgctttggtgatgtagttgttcactccgtcgttgttgtggaagaccagagatgaaatgccttgcctatccatcacaagattcgagccaatatgagtggagaaagagaagaacgaatacccaaTGTACCttcaccgaagttgaaagtggatcaatgatcactccaatgtggataaggaaatagcacaattggtactaattcttgtcggtttctcacacctacacaagtaaggcttatggtggagctcggtgaggatagtggcacaaaaatttaatgcaaaatgttagcaagagtcaataatgttgaaagagattcacaaattcgcaagtgtaacaagtagaccaatagcaatatgtggcacacggaaacacacaggcggatagataaatggggtcgtgcaaccaaggatgagcacaaaatgtggaatccacggaaaacgctcgtgttgcacaactcaagagagacgctagcacgattgctctataggcggatacgacacttatgcacaacctatgatatgcaaaatggataaactttctatcccaagtatgctatgtatgtatggttcccggtgtttgatccaagatgatcggatatgacaatcttatgcaatgtggtggatgctatggctattgcttacaagcttctttgctctttctctattGCCACGATACCGAGATGATACGAAGGTTACctccgtggcgatgatgagtgtcggtgatcttgatggagataccaagatgatggagactcgtccctaagtagccgaaacaccttaggaaacgaaaaaaaaccgtgaactcaaaatctcaaatgtcaaaatggtggtagcgggatgcggtggtggttgcggaagatCAACGGGATTGCGGAAAGGCAATGATGAgttgtggagtacgcaatgcggaaatggagtgtaaggtggtggactatacacggtgtcggagttggaagcacggtccctaagtagccgaaacaccttaggagacacaactcacaacacaaacaaaaatgGGTTAAGTTAGGGTGGCAGAAGTGTATAGTGGTCaaacctatgcggaagtggtggcggtggttgatgaagaagcaaccgtccctaagtagcctagacaccttaggagactcgaatcactcctcaagcaaccactaatacgacggggaacaaaattggttaggttgcggaagtcggtggtggtgtatcggatgatgtggtggaagtcctaggcaaagatgccaaaattgtcaaaatttgatgtagccaaaagatgttggtggtatttttgtgagaaggaggatgtcaagagctttttaacgagctaaagaacgtcaaaatcggactccggatgaattagttatggccgaaacaaaatttgagcgaagttgatatctacaggtagCGGACGTGCGGAAAAAAACGGtcgtccggtcgggtcggaaatccgctgattctgctcgggttagggggttccgatcgtccggtaaggtcggacgtccggtggttcctgcgGCTCCGGACGTTCGGTaaagggccggtcgtccggtgtatcGGGGTTAACTCCAGATCCGAGATTCGGGACgtgattttgggcggaatttgggatttgggggtcaaaattgatgagatttcatggatgaaagatggggaaacttggggagatgctagatccacttgaaaccaagcaaatccatagaTCAAAATCAACaagacatcatcaaaccaacaaatcacaaaaaaattgggactatttttggtggggatttttgaacttaggacgaaatcaagcaaaagatggCTAGAAAACAGTGGGGgaagctccgaaatcgtgatcaaccttgctctagataccaagatgatgtagggtagaaccctaatcgcccgatctttcacgaaaggagcggatcccgcgaagaacacgaggaacacgaggggaaaacgagggaaacacAAGGAGAAATACAAGaggatcactcaaccaacaagaacaagttacacatgcgctagatcctcgaatacataaagtaagatacacgatccacaatcaactaaggacgatacaaaggtagtcggttcttctccgcgaggaggtcttgtatccacgaggggatcttctccgcgaggaggtcttgaatccaagtggatcttctccgaagaggggtcgcggtctctctcgtggagtagatctggatggatgagcgaagctctatctctaagtatgagctaaaccaacgctaaccctcaaatgatggaggtggaggagtatatatagtctagggccacgaaggggtaagtgagagcgaagggatacatgggctcggCCCGATACACTATGCACACACAGGCGTCGGACATCCGACGGGTACCGGAAGTCCGGTGGCtcacgagggtccggtcgtccggtacttgtcggacgtccggcgttttggctcgaTTGACGTGGCGGCGGATGTCCGGagacggtcggacgtccggtcgctggAGTGTGTCAAACGTccgggacttgtcggacgtccgctcgtttggctcgggtgcgggattgccggtcgtccggtgggtcttcaggcgtcggacgtccggtcccgatcGGTCGTCcagtggctggagcttcttccgtagctcttcttctcgttcctcgcgcttggtgtcctcgccttcttgtccatggtcttcctcttggttcctggtcatgcatagcacacatgtttgaggtagtagccatgtctcacgtatgaaaagtgatggttcgaagaggagcgagttcaccttgtgtccaatggtgtatagatgaggtctcgtcttatgttctcttagggcttggagagtagtcggagtgtacacggggatgaacgtgggatgctccgcataagATCCCTTCATGGCTTCATTCGACCCCNNNNNNNNNNNNNNNNNNNNNNNNNNNNNNNNNNNNNNNNNNNNNNNNNNNNNNNNNNNNNNNNNNNNNNNNNNNNNNNNNNNNNNNNNNNNNNNNNNNNNNNNNNNNNNNNNNNNNNNNNNNNNNNNNNNNNNNNNNNNNNNNNNNNNNNNNNNNNNNNNNNNNNNNNNNNNNNNNNNNNNNNNNNNNNNNNNNNNNNNNNNNNNNNNNNNNNNNNNNNNNNNNNNNNNNNNNNNNNNNNNNNNNNNNNNNNNNNNNNNNNNNNNNNNNNNNNNNNNNNNNNNNNNNNNNNNNNNNNNNNNNNNNNNNNNNNNNNNNNNNNNNNNNNNNNNNNNNNNNNNNNNNNNNNNNNNNNNNNNNNNNNNNNNNNNNNNNNNNNNNNNNNNNNNNNNNNNNNNNNNNNNNATGTGTGAATATGAGAGGTAGATCCCATTACTTATACACAAGACATGAGATGGACCAAATATATTAGTATATTACATCTATCCAACCAAAATGTACTTCCTTTGTTTCAAATTATGAGATGTTCTATTTTTTTTCTGAATCAGATCTATATAGACACGTCTTAGTGTGTTTGTTTACTCATTTccatccatatgtagtccatattaaaatatccATAACGTCTTATAAGTCAAAGGAACCGAGGTGATACTAATAATTTATTTAATCTAATTCATCCCGGCCAAACATATGAGTAGAACCAAGGTCCCCATGGTCCCCATCTCCCCCATTTGCCGGGCACACCTCTTATTCCCGTCTCCAACTTGAGACAAACACCCACTTATCAAACCcggtgccacgtcatcgatccggaaGCGGCGGGGTTGGGCGCGTCGGCCATGGTTGAAGGGCGGGAGGATTTTAGGGAGAAGTGGTGGGAATGAAGATGGTGTGCCATAGTCTGACGAGCCTGGGGAGGACGTCGCAGGCGTCCGCTGCATCTCCGCGAGGAACACAAACTCAACACATTTTTGGGCCGAAAATGAGTCAAAGTGAACGAGAAAGCAGACATTTGTCCGTTTTCGTCGGCGCGTTGGGCcatgtttttttttgtgtgtggaccCAAACAAATCCGTGCGAACGAAATGGGTCGGCGTGTTCAAGTTGACCAAAGTTTCTGGCTTGTCAAAGTTTCCTCCTTGTTTCTCCCTTTGTAAATAATGAATGATTTTTTCTCATCTGATATCATGGACTGCCTTTTTATAGTTTCTTCTACCTGTTCTGTTAGAGATAATTTAGAGCATTGATGAAAAAGAAAAGGCGAACCGATGGAGATTAGGAAACGACGTGAATTATTTGTATGATATCATATTGTATTTGTTATACTCATGAGCGCACTTATAATTTTTTGTTCCTGCAAATACAATTGACACGTCATTTAGAATTCTAATAACATACTATGAAAACTAAAAAAAATCACAATTGTTCTTATTGTTTATGTGCATATGAGGTAATCTCACCACTTCTACATAAGACGAGAGATGGATCAAATCCATTCCATTCTGTTTCTCCAGCCAAAGCACTAGCTTGCAACCAGTGTATTTTACCCAATTTGCCCCAACCAAAGTAGGAGTACTAGTGAAACAGActgtaaaaataaaataaaaatctgagCGAAACAGAAGCATGAAACAACCGCCCAAATCCCACAAACGGCGCCACGTCATCAATCCCGGCCAGCACCCTCCCACCTCATCCCACCCTTCTGATCTCAATCCAACGCCGCATCTCCACCGTCTCGCGGATCGACCAAGCAAAGCATCTCCCTCCCGCCCCCAAATCTCGCAGTTCCCTCCAAAATCCTCCCCATATAAACCAACCCCCGCGCCCTCAAATCCCCAATCCCATCGCAAGCATCAGACTCCCTCCAAAgcagctcctcttcttcctcccaatCACACTCCCTCGGAGAGGAGCGGCCATGTCCGGGCGCGGCAAGGGCGGCAAGGGGCTGGGAAAGGGCGGCGCCAAGCGCCACCGGAAGGTCCTCCGCGACAACATCCagggcatcaccaagccggcgatcCGGAGGCTGGCCAGGCGGGGCGGCGTGAAGCGCATCTCCGgcctcatctacgaggagacccgCGGCGTCCtcaagatcttcctcgagaacgTCATACGCGACGCCGTCACCTACACCGAGCACGCCCGCCGCAAGACCGTCACCGCCATGGACGTCGTCTACGCGCTCAAGCGCCAGGGCCGCACCCTCTACGGCTTCGGAGGCTAGATGCGTGGTGTGCTGTGCTGGTGGCGGCCGTGTTTCTCTGTGTGATTGTGCCGTGGTGGATGGGATGTACTCCCTCTCGTGCGTTTGTGTTCAGTAGTCTGTAATACCATTATGCGTTCAATGAAACTGTTCTGATCCTGAATTCTGACCAAATGCTTCAGTGACGAAATCGTTTTTATAAGACATACTGATTTGATatgttcattttcttcttctttagaTTGTATAGCTGTGCAGCTAGAATTTCACACAGTTGCAATCTGATCAGTCTTTTGTCACGCATTGCAATCTGGACGAGTGCTTCCGCTCAGTTACCTACAGTACTACAGTTGCCACGTTTAATTTGGGTTCAGTGGGAATGAATCCTGTTTCTTTTCTGCAGTATTGTAAGGTAGTGCACAAGGATCGGGGTTCAGGATCTAAAGATGTTGTAGTCCTGTAAATATTTCTGAATCAAGCCATGCGACACTTATAAGTCTGTAGAATGCAGAACAAATATCTGATGCTCTGCAGTCTGCACTAAGCATAGTTTTTCTTCCTAATAATCATCTCATTCCTCAGAGGAATATATTGTAGAGATTATGTTCTTTTCCTAATGACCTTGTGCCTGATAAGGATAAACAGGATGATTCTCTTTTCTCTTATTGAGAAATTGTAAGTCGCTGTCACTAATTCTCTAGAGCAGGAAATGCTTACCAGTGTATGTTTTGCCAAATTCCCAATCATCAGCCACAACATTAAAATTGGTCACTGATCATTCATTCCTGCGGGGTCGCTTGAGGCCTGTTCAGCAACCGGCCCTCTGTGATCTCATTTGATGTGCCATATCCAGCGCCACCACCATTGCTGATTAGAACCATGAAGAAGCTCTTCCCATACACTTGAGATTGCGCACCGCCTTCAGGAAGGCACTTGACGCTGTTCATAGGGAAACATGACAATTTCGGCCAACAATCTTACATCTGTTTACATATTCTTTCGACAGGCTATTACAAATCGATTTATTACCTGACCACGTGAATTTTTGCTGCTCCGTGAAACAGTGGTTCATTCTCTACATCTATTCTTTCTTTGGAAATACAGCTAATTGCTAAAGCTTTACAGTTGATGAAGTTGAAGTCTAACATAATTTAGACCCAAAGCACATCAGGGTGGATATTTCTGGCATTTCCTTCCTGCCAATTCCCCTCTAAAACATAAATCTCGAGGATAGAAAGAGCACAACAACAATACATTTGTTAAACGATTTATTCATGAAAGCATCTACAAGATACATCTATTTAAGTGTGCCATGGCAGTACTTGCCAATTTACTGAATTTGAGTGGGAAGTATTACAAAATCCTAATGCGTGCATCTTGAATACTATCCTCTTTTCACCCTTTGTCAAATTATTTGTAGTTATAGCTTTGCCTTAAGTCAAATTTCTCAACATTTGACCAAGTCTATGGAACAGTTGTACTAGAACCATGACAATTAATTTGGATCAGAGGAAGTACTAATATCTACAACATCAAATATACGTAGCACGCAAATTTGATATAAGTTTTtaataaacttggtcaaatttgtCTTAGGACAGAGCTAGAACTTTAGATAATTTGGACACATGGAGTAATACTCAATGGCCAATGGTCAGCTATTAAGTAATTAATAAAATTCCCTTTTAACAGAATTTTAGCAATACAAAATCACTAACAAAATCACAAAGCACGCCAGCAATCCCCACGCACTCCTAGGGGACGCCTTCTAGAAGGCCCAGGACACTCGGCCTAACATGGCCAGGGTTTTCACTCGAGGAATTGGGGAAGGAGAAGGGATTTCGAATGCCCCCTCATAAGGGAGAACGGGGCAAGAACACCATTGTCGATGTTGACGTGAAATCGACCAGGGGTTTCCCGTCTCTAGACTCCCAACaccactggaggaaatatgccctagaggcaataataaagttattatttatttccttatatcatgataaatgtttattattcatgctagaattgtattaaccagaaacataatacatgtgtgaatacatagacaaacatagtgtcactagtatgcctctacttgactagctcgttgatcgaagatggttaagtttcctagccatagacatgagttgtcatttgattaacgggatcacatcattaggagaatgatgtgattgacttgacccatttcgttagcttagcacttgattgtttagtttgttgctattgctttcttcatgacttatacatgttcctatgactaagattatgcaactcccgtttaccggaggaacactttgtgtgctaccaaacgtcataacgtaattgggtgattataaagctgctctacaggtgtctccgaaggtacttgttgggttggcgtattttgagattaggatttgtcactccgattgtcggagaggtatctctgggccctctcggtaatgcacatcacataagccttgcaagcattgcaactaataagttagctgcggggtgatgtattacggaacgagtaaatagacttgccggtaacgagattgaactaggtattaagataccgacgatcaaatctcgggcaagtaacataccaatgacaaaggaaacaacgtatgttgttatgcggtctgaccgataaaagatcttcatagaatatgtaggagccaatatgagcatccaggttccgctattggttattgaccggagaagtgtctcggtcatgtctacattgttctcgaacctgtagggttcgcatgcttaacgttacgatgacagtttcattatgagtttatatattttgatgtaccgaaggttgttcggagtcctgaatatgatcacggacatgacgaggagtctcaaaatggtcgagacataaagatcaatatattggacggctatattctgacaccagaagtgtttcgggtgatttcggagaaaaccggagtgccggaagggttaccggaaccccccggggaagtattgggccttagtgggcctgaggggagagagagggcagcatccctggaggtggcgccccccctcccatagggagtccgaattggactaggggaggggggcgcggcccctctttccctcttcctctccctctctttccttcccccttctctcttcctagttggactaggaaaggggagtcctactcctactaggaggaggactcccccctccttggcgcgccccaagagtCGGCcgacctctcccccttgctcctttatatacaggggcaggggggcacctctagacacacaagttgatcttcgtgatcgttctcttagccgtgtgcggtgccctcctccacgataatccttgataatattgtagcggtgcttaggcgaagccctgcaacgatagaacatcaagatagtcaccacgccgtcgtgctgacggaactcttccccgacactttgctggatcggagtccggggatcgtcatcgagctgaacgtgtgctagaactcggaggtgccgtagtttcggtgcttgatcggtcgggccgtgaagacgtacgactacatcaaccgcgttgtgctaacgcttccgcttccggtctacgagggtacgtagacaacactctcccctctcgttgctatgcatcaccatgatcttgcgtgtgcgtaggattttttttgaaattactacgttacccaacagtggcatccgagcctaggttttatgcgttgatgttgtgcacgagtagaacacaagtgagttgtgggcgatataagtcataatgcttaccagcatgtcatactttggttcagtggtattgttggatgaagcggcctggaccgacattacgcgtacgcttacgcgagactggttctatcgacgtgctttgcacataggtggctagcgggtgtcagtttctccaactttagttgaaccaagtgtggctac
This window harbors:
- the LOC119356173 gene encoding histone H4, which produces MSGRGKGGKGLGKGGAKRHRKVLRDNIQGITKPAIRRLARRGGVKRISGLIYEETRGVLKIFLENVIRDAVTYTEHARRKTVTAMDVVYALKRQGRTLYGFGG